Genomic segment of Polycladomyces abyssicola:
GACACACGACTACCGGCATGATCGGGATGTGGATGATGTTGCTTGCGTTGTCCGGAGTGCTGATCTATCTCCTGCGTTACCTCTGGCGGGTGATGTTGTTCGGGGCGTCCATGCGTCTGGGTAAATTGTTGCGTGAACGACTGTATCAGCATTTCACGAGTATGCCTCCCTCCTTTTTTCACCGCAGACGAACGGGCGATTTGATGGCGCATGCCACCAACGACGTCAGCGCCGTGGAGCAAACGGCGGGTGAGGGTGTGCTGACCTTGGTGGATTCGCTGACATTGGGCAGTCTGGTGGTTTGTACGATGGCGTTCACGATTCACTGGAAACTGACGGTGATCGCCTTGTTGCCGTTGCCTGTGATGGCGTGGGCTGTCAGCCATTACGGTCGGTTGCTGCATGAGCGGTTTCACCGGGCGCAGGAGGCGTTTTCCACGATGAATGACAAAGTGCAGGAAAACATCTCCGGGGTGCGGGTAATCAAGGCGATGGGGCTGGAAGAAGCGGAGACGGAGGCATTTCGTAAACTGACACACGATGTGGCGGAGAAAAATATCGCAGTAGCCCGGGTGGACGCCTTGTTTGAGCCTACCATCTCGGGAATCGTCGGTTTTTCATTTTTCCTGACGGTGGCTGTCGGTGCCTACTACGTCGTGAAGGGTGAGATCACTGTTGGTGAGTTGACTCAGTTTTCCATTTACCTGGGGCGGTTGATTTGGCCGATGTTGGCGTTCGGATGGCTGATCAACATTCTGGAGCGGGGAAGCGCTTCGTACGATCGGATTCGTTCGCTTTTGGAAGTGAAACCGGAGATCACCGACGAGCAGGCGACACTGGACCGGATTCATTCCACGGAGATGGAGGTGCACATCCACTCTTTCACCTACCCCGGGCAAACCTCTTCCGCGTTGCAACAGGTTCATTTGCAGGTTCGGCCCGGCCAGACAGTAGGGGTGGTGGGCAAGACGGGCAGCGGGAAATCCACATTGCTTCGTTTGTTGCTCAGAGAGTGGGACGTGACGGACGGTGTTATCCGATTAGGCGGGCATCCCTTGTCTGACTACCGTTTGGATGCTCTGCGGAGAACCATTGGTTATGTGCCGCAAGATCACTTTCTTTTCTCGACTACAGTGGCGGAGAATATTGCTTTCGGCAAACCGGAAGCGACGCGAGAAGAGATCGAGGCCGCAGCCCGATTGGCCAACATTCACGAGGACATTCTCCGGTTTGATCGCGGCTACGAAACAATGGTAGGCGAGCGCGGCGTCACCTTGTCCGGCGGACAAAAGCAACGGATTTCCATTGCCCGCGCACTGTTGCTCGATCCGCCCGTTTTGATTCTGGATGATGCATTGTCTGCGGTGGATGCAGAGACCGAGCAAAACATTTTGCACGCGCTTCGCCGTCATCGAACCGATCGGACTACATGGATTGCCGCTCATCGGATGAGTGCGGTTGAACATGCCGACCTGATTCTTGTCCTGGATGGTGGAAAAGTCGCGGAGTCCGGCACGCACGATGAGTTGATGGCCCGCAGCGGATGGTATGCGATGATGCATCGGCGGCAGCAGATGGAGACGCTTGTGCAGAAGGGGGGACAGGCGAATGGTCTCTCGTAGGTTGTTTCGTTATCTTCTACCTTATCGCAGGGAATTGGGATGGGCGGTAGTAGCTTTGTTGGCGGCGACCGGTGCCAGTGTGGCCGGGCCCATATGGATCAAATGGTTTATCGACGATTATTTGACACCACGCAAATTGGATGCAGAGGTATTGTGGGGGGTTGCCGCCGGCTATCTCGCCCTGCATGTGATTTCGGTTGTGTTAACCTATTTTCAACTGTTGTCATTTCACCGGATTGCTCAGTGGGTGGTACGGCAGCTGCGCGTTGACGTCTTTGCCAAGGTGCAGCGTCTGGGCCTGTCCTTTTTTGACCGTACGCCGGGAGGTTCGCTCATTTCCCGTATCACCAACGACACGGAAGCGGTGAAGGATCTGTTTGTCAACGTCCTGTCTACTTTTATCCAAAACATCGTGTTTATCATCGGTGCCTTTGTTACACTGCTCGTGCTGGATGTGAAATTGGCTACCGCCTGTCTGATCATTCTGCCGCTCATCGGTGGTGTGATGTGGACGTACCGGCACTTTAGCACCCAAGTATACCGACGTGTGCGGAACATGGTAAGTGAGATCAATACCAAATTGAATGAAACGATCCAAGGCATGACCATTATCCAGGCGTTTAGTCAGGAACAACGTATGCGGCGGGAATTTGAGCGAAGCAGTACCGAACTGTACGGAGCACACATGCGTAACATCCAGTTGGCCGGGTTGTTGCTCCGTCCCGCTGTTGACGCCATATACCTCATCGCTTTAATCGTGGTATTGACGCTATTCGGTATCCGTTCATTCAACGGGTTCGTGTCGATCGGGACGATGTATGCGTTTTTGAACCTGCTGGAGCGATTGTTTGAGCCGTTCATCCAGATCATGCTGAAACTGTCGCAGGCGCAAAATGCCATCATATCTGCCGAACGGGTATTTCAACTGCTGGACGAGAACAATCTGGCGCCTGTGAAAACCGGGGATGATACACCTGTCATCACCCGTGGCAGGATCGAGTTTCGCAACGTGACGTTTTCCTACGACGGACAACACGAAGTCTTGCGTAACATCTCTTTCACAGCGGAACCAGGACAAACCGTGGCGCTGGTCGGACACACGGGCAGCGGTAAGAGTTCCATCATCAATCTGCTGATGCGGTTCTACCCGTTGCGGCAGGGAGAGATTCTCATCGACGGGGTTCCACTCACTGCATATGACGACAAGGAACTGCGGCGTCAGATGGGATTGGTGTTGCAGGACCCCTTTCTCTTTGTCGGTACGGTCAGGGAAAACATTCGGATGGGGGATCCAGATATCACGGACGATCGGGTAGAACAGGCGGCACGGTTTGTACAGGCCGATACTTTCATCCGCCGGTTGCCCCGGGGGTATGAGACGGAACTGGGAGAGCGGGGAGCCTCTCTGTCAAGCGGGCAACGGCAGTTGTTGTCGTTTGCGCGGACCATGGCACGGGAGCCGAAAATTCTGGTGTTGGATGAGGCAACCGCACATGTGGACACCGAAACAGAAGAAGCGATTCAACAGGCGTTACGAAACATGCGTCAGGGGAGGACGACGATCGCCATCGCCCATCGGTTGTCCACCATTCAGGACGCCGATCTGATTCTGGTATTGCATCGGGGAGAGATTGTGGAACTGGGCACTCATGACGAACTGATCGCTCATAAGGGACTCTATCACAAGATGTATCTGTTGCAGGCATACGGCACCGCATCATAAATGCGAGCGAGAAAAGTAAAGAGGGCAACCTCGGCCACGGTTACCCTCTACCAGAGACTCAAACGCCCTTAAGCCTAGGAGTTCGCTCGAAACCCAGGTATGACCTCTTAGGGGGAAGGAACAGCTATTTTGGATCATTTGATCAAGTAGCTCAGGATAATTCCTGAGCTTTATCTTTGTTTTTTTATTACTTTTTAACCTCAATATTAACTGCATAATCCGCATATCCTTCTTTCCATTCTGCTTTAATCAAATATATATATTTCTTTGGAGAGAGCGGTAATGAGAGCATTCCTGTTTTGGTGATATCCCAACTCGTTTGTTTGTTCCCCTCATTTAATGAAACTACTATTTTCTGCGGCTGCTTATCAAACTTGATCACTAGCGGGCGGTTTCCCTGGACAACTGAATATGGTTCACTTTTCGCATCCTCTAATAATTGAGGGTATTTTTGGCATTTCCGTTTTTTGAGCAAACCGGATCTCTCTGTCCAACAATAGGAACCTTTTAAAACAGGAAGTTCCATGTTTCCTACAGATACTTTTAGAGTAGGAGGCTCTTCAAAATTGAATAACTCATTACTTTTAAATAATTTAAATCCATATAAACATAGCACGATCATAATTACGACAATAGTTGTTATTGTAATTAACCATTTTACCCACATACTCAATCAAACCACCTTACATAATTATCTAACTGAAAGGGTAACAACACTGGGAGTAAATTCGATTATTTGACTTTTTTCTCAGATAGATGGCGAAGAAAAAATTTGTCTGGATGGCGTAGCGTACCTTTGGCAAAGAGAACGAGTGCAACAAAATAGAGATAGTGGGGCAAGGAAACATAATTGAAATTAGAATGGCTCACTTAGTTTATTCGAAATCACTACTTGTTTTATGGTCAAATTACGGATATAATCCCAAATTTACCGACCCCCAGGGCCTCTCCTCGGAATCGCCGTCCTTCCTCGCCACAAACCGCCGCACATTAAAAACTTTCGAACCCAGATTTCCCCATTCCGCCTTGGCTGGTAGCAACAGATTCTTGAAAAGGGCAACCGACGAATCGGTTGCCCTCTCTATGTACCTATGTCTCTATTTCACTTCAACAAAGATGGTGCCGTGCAAATGATCGTGGATATAGGCGTCAAGCCGCCACATCCCTTTGGTGGGCAAGGTGATTAGAGAAGGTGAGGAAGCGGTCGCACCCCAATTGGACCGTTTAGCGACAAACCTGAAAGAACGGTTTTTTGAATTCCTTGATCATTGGTTTCGATCACCTTGAACTCTTCCTGATTTTAACACAAAATTGGTTAACTTTGTATTGAGTCGAAAGCACGCTATACATCAAGGTAATTGCCCGCCAATGAATTCCTGCGTAACTGGCCGCAATGGTAAGTAGCCGCGGGAAGGGACACAAAATGATGGCGGATGTGTTAGTGAGATGTATCAGTTCTGTCTTGTTACTGCAATTAGGATGCACCTGGATTATACAGCAAATGCTCGTAATGGTATATATTTTCAGTTAGATTATTGGTAAAGTTTCGTCTCATCAGTAGGAATTGCGGGGGAGAAAAAAGAATAAAAAGGGAACCGGGGTGGGGGAGGAGACAATCATGATGAAAACAGCGAAGCCCGAAGCACCTGAACAATTGGTGCAAATACAGTTGGAAGCCTACAACCACCATGATTTGGAGCTGTTTCTATCAGTATTCAGCCCATATGTTATGGTGTACGACCATCCCTGTGAACCCATCATGTTTGGTATCGACGAGATGAGAGAACATTATACCAGGCTGTTTGAAGAAAATCCCAATATACATGCCGAGTTGATCCAACGGATTTCCATGGGACCCTATGTGATCGACCATGAGCGGATCACCGGACGAAACGAAGGGGTATTGGAATTAATCGCCATTTACGAAGTGAGAGATAGATTGATTCAACAGGTGTGGTATGTACATCTATCATGATAGACAAATATACGGGAGTTTAGGATGTGTCGCGTAAATCTTCGAGAGATTTTCCGGACACACCCTTAGGTCACGTGCCTGGAAATCCTGATTAACAATTCAGGGACAGGGTGAAAAGCACCCCTAGTGAATCAAACACGGTTCAGAGAAGCATAGGATTGCGCCATGGATCGAGTGTACAGTTCTACTACATTTCCGTCCGGATCTTTGAAATAGAGCGCCCGGTATTTCGGTTCAAATTGCCGGATGGTAACGGGAATACGGAGCGTTTGTAACTGTTCAAAGGTGCGGTCGAAATCTTTTTCCTCAATGTACAGGGCAAAATGCACATGTTTGCCGCCCTCGTCATACAACTCAGGAGACGGCCAGGAGGTCACGGGTTGTTCCTTGATCCGGCGTTCCTCTGGTGTCCATTTCCGGGGAAGCCACAACCCCAACCGTGTGTTTCCCCCGACATAAAGCCAAGTTGTCCAGACATACGGATGTTGGCGACTCACGAATTGCTCCGCCAGGAAACCGCTCGTACCGGGGTTCCACTTCCATTGATCCACGACGGGAAATCCGAGCACTTCCGACCAGAAGTGTACGGCCCGATCCATGTCCGTCACTTCCAATACCAATTCCGACACGCCTTTTACGGGAAGTTTCATCGGCGATCCCTCCGACACCATGATATTTCATGAGCAATGAAAGATTACCCACTTTTCATAATTCATAAACATCATTATTTCGAAAGTATTGCACATCAAAATTGCCTTCCCTCCTACGGCCTGTACGACAAATTTTGATAAAATTTTTGAGAATATTCAGTTAGAATGGAGATAGCCGTCAAAAGGAGGGGAGCGCATGAAGCGTTGGGGCAAATGGCTAGCCGTGTGGTTAGCTGTTTTGCTGGTTGTTTCCGGCATCAGCCTGCCCGCTCGGGCGGAGACGCCGTCGGCGGATCAGCGGTTGGATGCGACGCTCAAACACTACGTCGCTGAACTGCGAGAAAACCCTGAGACCAGGGGGATGCTGGTGGGTTACGAGGTGGTATCGCTTGACCGTAGCCGAACTTTGTCGGCACTGCGGGAGCACAACACGTTTGTGCCGGGATCAACGGTGAAACTGTTGTTGGCCGCGGCGGCAGTGGATCGTTGGTCTGCGGATACGAAGATCCCTACGGAGGTATGGCTGGACGGAACCCTCAGCTCCGGTGGGGTCTTCCGGGGGAATGTATGGCTCAAGGGATATGGCGACCCTTCATTGGACGAAAAGCAGTTGCGAAAGTTGGCGAAAGCGCTCGCAGACCAGGGCATCCGCAAGGTGGAAGGGAATATCGGTGTCGATGACCGGTATTTTGATCGGGTGCGGCTGGGAACCAGCTGGGTGTGGGATGACGAACCGTATCCGATCAGCGCGCAGATCGGGGCGTTATCGGTGGATCAAAATACGGTGCGCGTACAAGTGACACCGGGACGCCACACGGGACAAGCCCCCCGTGTGACGGTGACACCCGCACCGGAATATGTGCAGGTGATCAATCGGGCGCAGACGGTGGAGGGAGACCAACAGCAACTGACCATCACACGGACTCGTGCCAAAAATGAGATCGTCATCACCGGTACGATCGGAGAGGACCATACCGGTGTCACAGTAAGAAGAACGGTGGAAGAACCGGATGTGTTCACCGGTTGGGTATTCAAGGAACAGCTGAACCGGGTGGGCATTCGCTTCTCTTCCTCCACCCGGGTGGTATCCGGGGAGTTACCCTCCTCCGCCAAATGCATATCACAAACGCTATCCCCGACCGTGGATCGGTTGTTACAGCGGACGATCAAGACCGGCGACAATTTTTACGCGGAAATGTTGCTCAAGCGGTTGGGGGCGACGGAAAAGGGAGTCGGCAGTGCGGAAGCGGGGATCGAAGCGATTCAAACTTTCGCCGCACGTGTAGGAGTGGACATCGACTTCCGTCAAGTGGACGGGTCCGGTTTGTCCCGTCAGGATGTGGTAGCGCCCCATCACTTGATCCAGTTGTTAACAGCGATGGACAAGCATCCGGCGCGGGAGCGTTTCTGGTCATTTTTGCCCGTGGCCGGTGTGGACGGGACACTGAAAGACCGTATGACGGGAACCCCTGCGGAAAAGAACGTACGGGCCAAGACTGGCGGGGAATTTGGTCTGACTGGCATCACCACGTCCCGTTCCGGGGAACGATTAGCCTTTGCCGTGTTGATCAGAGGTACGAAGGAAAAGGCGTTGTCCAAAGCGTTTCAAGACCGGATCGCGGTGGCGGCGACCACGTATCCGGATTTGCCCGATCCCGGGGAGCTGCCGCCGGAAGACGCTTATTTGTTGACGGAACGGTTGAACCCGCTGTTGGATGCTGAACCCTACCGGGGAGTTGTCAGCGGTGTCATGGTGGAGTCGCTGGATCGTGGAGATGTGCTGTACGAGCGGAACGGCCCCGCCCTGTTGACGCCTGCCTCCAATGCCAAATTGTTTACTTCGGCCGCCGCGTTGGGGTTGTTGGGACCGGACGACCGTCTGCATACACGGCTGTTCCGAACCGGCCCGATTCAAAATGGTGTGCTTCATGGCGATCTGATCCTGCAAGGGGGAGGCGACCCCACCTTGGCCACGGAAGGTGCGCTCCGTGTGCAGGAAGGGCCCACGATTCACCAGATGGTGAACGATATCCAAGCTGCAGGGATCAAGCGGGTCACCGGAAGCGTGATTGTCGACACCACTGCGTTTACGGACGATGTTTACGGTCGCGGATGGTCTTGGGATGACGAGAACGAATACTACCAGCCGCAGATCACGGCCTTGTCCATCAACCGGGGAACGGTTCGGCTGGACTACTTGCCTGGCGGACAAGTGGGTGATCCGATCCGGCTCAGCTTGACACCACAGACGCGCTATGTCCGTGTGATCAACACCGCCGTCACCGGTCCCGCCGGATCGGAAAACACGCTCTCCATCTCCCGTGATCGGGGAACCAACACGATCCGGGTATCGGGTAGTTTGCCCCTGGATTTTCAGGGAGACTACACGCGTGTTCCCGTGGAAAATCCGCATTTGTATACGGGTGAACTGTTACGTGAGCAATTGGAAAATGCGGGAGTCGCTTTTAACCAGCCTAGTTCAGCACAGGCTGGAACGGTGCCACAGGAAGCGGAACTGATCCGCGATTACCCGTCTCCGCCGATGTCTGAGATCGTTCGCTATATGAACAAAAACAGCGACAACTTTTATGCCGAGATGTTGCTACGGGTACTCGGACTGCAAAAAGAGGGAGTGGGCACAGCACAGGCTGGCGTGGAAGCGGTCAATGATTATTTGCGGCAGTTGAATCTGAACTTTCAGGCGGATTTGGTTGACGGCTCCGGCTTGAGCAGGGAGGACCAATTGTCCGCAGAAGAGTTGGTGCAGCTGTTGTCAACCGTTTCCCGTTCTCCCGTCGCGGCTCCGTTTACCGATTCGCTTCCTGTAGCCGGTGTCGACGGCACGTTGCAGAGTAGAATGCGCAACACCGCAGCGGCCAACAACCTGAGGGCCAAAACGGGATCGCTGACCGACGTCAGCGCTTTGTCCGGGTATGTACACACCAAGGATGGAGAACGGCTGGTGTTTTCGATGATCATGAACGGATACACCGCCGGTTCGCTTCGCCAGTTGCAGGACCGAATCGGCGTGATGCTGGCCGAATTCCAACGAGGGGAGTAATGGGGGAGATGCGCATGCGCAAATGGTTTGTCTGGCTGTCCCTGTTCGGTTGGCTGTGGGTGTCACTAGTTCCGCAACCGGCTCGGGCGGATGCACCGCCCAGGGAATTTCGGGCTTTTTGGGTGGACGCATTTCACGACGGGTTTAAAACGCCTGCACAAGTGGACAAGCTGATCGACGACGTGCAGAAGTCGCATGCGAACGCGGTTATCGTGCAGGTACGAAGGCGGGGGGATGCGTATTTCAACAAAGCGCTGGAACCCCGCACCGAAGATCCTGCGTTGCAACCAGGATTTGACGCATTGGCCTACCTGATCGAAAAAGCGCACCAAGCCCGGCCGCGGATCGAAGTACATGCCTGGTTGGCCACTTTGCCGATCTGGAATTCGGCCACTCCGCCTAAGTCGCCCCAACATGTGTTTAACACACACGGCCCCTCGGCCCAAGGGCGGGACTACTGGCTGATGAACCGGGTCGACGGGGTGAACCGGGACGGTGCCAACTACATCCTGGATCCGGGACATCCGGACGCGTTGGATTACACCGTGGAACAATATCTCAACGTCGTCCGCCAATACGACGTGGACGGCATTCATCTGGACCTGGTGCGATATATGGGTCCGGAGTGGGGTTACAATCCCGTCAGCGTGGAGCGCTTCCAACAACAGACGGGAACCACCGGCCTGCCCGACCCGCAGGACGAACGGTGGAAAGCGTGGCGCCGGGAACAAGTCACCTTTCTGATGCGCAAAGTCTACCTGAAAGCGATCGCCATCCGTCCCGACATCAAAGTGTCGGCTGCGGTGATCGCCTGGGGAGCGGGACCCTCCACTCCTGAAGCATACCGGCAATCCGCCCCTTACACGCAGGTGATGCAGGATTGGGACGGTTGGTTGCAAAAGGGGTTTATTGATATGGCCATTCCCATGAACTACGACCGGGAACACGTAGAATCGCAAAAATTATGGTACGATCAATGGATCGAATGGGAAAAGGATCACCAGTATGGTCGGCAGATCGTGATCGGTCCGGGTGTGTACCTCAATGCCATATCCGGGTCATTGGCGCAGATCAAACGGGCGCAAATGCCTTCAGCCAACGGCCATCGTGCTGCGGGCGTCAGCTTGTACAGCTATGCGGAAACCAACAAGGACACCATACCCAACGACACATTCTACACGGCGCTGTCACAACCCAATTCGTACGGAGAACCGGTGTTTGCCGAACGGGCGGAAATTCCGGACATGCCGTGGAAATCCCGTCCCACCAAGGGGTATTTGATGGGAAAAGTGACGAATGCCAAGGGACAACCGGTAGATGGCGAGACAGTTAAGATCAAAGGGAGCGGATGGGATTGGTATGAAAGCAAGACGGACGGGAGTGGATTTTTCGGCTTGTCCGACTTGTCTCCCGGTTATTATCTGGTGAAAGTGGACGGCGCGGTGCCCAAAGTGGTTCAAGTGAAAGCTGGACGGGTGGCGGAGACGGATTTGCAGATGAAAAAGTAATAGGTCTAAATAGCCCGAGTAGAAACGTTTGTCAGTTTACTGTGGGGTACGACACAAAGGTTAGCCCTCCAACCGGAGGGCTTTTCGCCCTGTGCATGAATCTTATTATGCTGATGGTAAGCATGTTGATCCCGCCTCCGTTTGTGGCACGGTATTTGGGCCGATGGTCCATAGAATTCCCGCAACACAGGGCTTGGCCTCATCAGCCCTCAACGGATCGAGGGAGGATACTGGTCTGCTGAATCAACCTGCACTGGATCGGTTTAATTCTAACCTCGTTTTGGAAAAAACGTATTGGAGGAAAATGATGTCTGACCTTATAGAAACCATTTTAAGAACAATATTCTCTGTTTTCTTACTTATCGTAAGCACTCATATTATTGGGAGACAAGCTATCTCTCGTTTAACTTACTTACATTATATCGCGAATATCACTTTGGGATCGATTGCAGGGAATCTTGCCTTTGAATATAAACTCAATGCTCTAATTTTAGCAGCTTCTATTGTATTTATTTAGTGTCCTTTCCGTTCTGTTGTTATATCTCGCTTTAAAGAGCCGTACGATAAAAAGGTGGGTAATAGGAGAACCGGTTACCCTTATCGATAAAGGGAAAATTCTTGAAAAAAACCTAGCTAAAATTCATATGAGCTTGGAAGTATTAAGTCAAAGTTTAAGAAGAAAAGACATCTTTGATATCAATGAAGTAGAATGCGCGATACTGGAAACGGACGGGGAACTATCAGTTTTAAAAAAACAATGTATCTTCCAGTAACCCGTAAAGACTTATCGCTTCAAACATCTAATAGTTCATTTCCTGCAGAATTGATCGTAGACGGAGAAATTATTTCCGAAAATTTGACCCAAAGAAATTTGACGATGGAGTGGTTAGAAACAGAACTCAATAAGCGTAAATTGACACCAAAAGATATTAACTACATGGTATTGGTTTCAAATAATCAACTGTATATTGACTTATATCAAGATCGTTTGAATCAATAACTTCTATCAGGCTAACGCCTGGAAGCTCCTTGTCGGATTTTCACTATAATTGAAGCCCTCCGACCGGAGGGCTGACTCTTTTCATCTTCAATCGGATCCACGAGCTCGATGGGAGTTTTCCTCATCCCAAAACGTTCCCTACAACCTGCCTAAGGTGGCCCATTCGATCCAGTCAACGATCTCCTCTTTCTTTTTTGTTTCGATGGTGCGAGTTGGATGTTCCTTGTCACCGTCTTTGAATACTCGTAGGACGAACCGTCTCCATTGGGATCACCAGCCGGCTCCCACCCCAGGCGGAATTCATCATGGTCGTCATTTTCCAACCGCAACAAGTCTTCGGTCAGGCTCTTCCACATCTCCGGCCGATCGGGAGGGAGCTCAAGGGGATCAGTTTCCGTAAAGGTGTTATGTCGAACCGTCCAGCCACTATAAATTTTGAGCGGCTGCAACCGAATCGGCGGAACCAGCAGTTCAATCGAAAACTCACGATCACGAGTGGGGAGAATCCCTTGGCTGACACCCCATGTGATCTTTTCGATACCATCGAGTACTTCGTTCAAACTCCTCGTTTCGATGGAAAAGAGCTTTTTGAAGTCCTTGTGAGTAACCAGTTGAAGCTCAAATGCTCCGTTCGGATCCCCCTCCGGATACCAACCCAGATCCAATATCATCATAACGGATATACAATTAGATCCTGCATAAAATCGAGCCATGCGTCTTCATCATCAGGAGAAACTTGTTGGGGATCCATATCATTGGAAAGAGAGGTAAACTGAATTCGCCAACCGGCATGGATTTTTAAAGGTTGATGATCAAAGATCGGGTACGGCTTGGAGGGAATCCGCTGATATTTCAAGAAGCTCATTTTTTCACCTCTTCAATTTTGTCGGTTTTTTCAAATAATCTATCTACTCTTTCTCTTGACATGGGATGCCAGTGATATCTAGCTTTATCGTGACCGAGGGGTAATTCAGCACGAATCTAGGTAATAGGTTCACCTTGAATCCGACCCGTGTCATAGAAGAAATAAACCTTGCTATTACCAACCATGTTTGGATAATTGGCCCCGAGAGGGGCATTGTAAGATTCACCTCATTCATCATCTTCATATGGACTCAACCTTGAGAGAAAGTCGGTGAAAGAATCACAAATATATTCAATGGCTTCAGGTTCTTCTTGAGGGTCTAATTCGTGGTCGTAAAATACGATCTTTAGATTTTCTCTTGACTCACGATAATCAAAACAATAGTAATCACCAAATGGAGAATCA
This window contains:
- a CDS encoding ABC transporter ATP-binding protein — protein: MVSRRLFRYLLPYRRELGWAVVALLAATGASVAGPIWIKWFIDDYLTPRKLDAEVLWGVAAGYLALHVISVVLTYFQLLSFHRIAQWVVRQLRVDVFAKVQRLGLSFFDRTPGGSLISRITNDTEAVKDLFVNVLSTFIQNIVFIIGAFVTLLVLDVKLATACLIILPLIGGVMWTYRHFSTQVYRRVRNMVSEINTKLNETIQGMTIIQAFSQEQRMRREFERSSTELYGAHMRNIQLAGLLLRPAVDAIYLIALIVVLTLFGIRSFNGFVSIGTMYAFLNLLERLFEPFIQIMLKLSQAQNAIISAERVFQLLDENNLAPVKTGDDTPVITRGRIEFRNVTFSYDGQHEVLRNISFTAEPGQTVALVGHTGSGKSSIINLLMRFYPLRQGEILIDGVPLTAYDDKELRRQMGLVLQDPFLFVGTVRENIRMGDPDITDDRVEQAARFVQADTFIRRLPRGYETELGERGASLSSGQRQLLSFARTMAREPKILVLDEATAHVDTETEEAIQQALRNMRQGRTTIAIAHRLSTIQDADLILVLHRGEIVELGTHDELIAHKGLYHKMYLLQAYGTAS
- a CDS encoding nuclear transport factor 2 family protein, with the protein product MMKTAKPEAPEQLVQIQLEAYNHHDLELFLSVFSPYVMVYDHPCEPIMFGIDEMREHYTRLFEENPNIHAELIQRISMGPYVIDHERITGRNEGVLELIAIYEVRDRLIQQVWYVHLS
- a CDS encoding VOC family protein; its protein translation is MKLPVKGVSELVLEVTDMDRAVHFWSEVLGFPVVDQWKWNPGTSGFLAEQFVSRQHPYVWTTWLYVGGNTRLGLWLPRKWTPEERRIKEQPVTSWPSPELYDEGGKHVHFALYIEEKDFDRTFEQLQTLRIPVTIRQFEPKYRALYFKDPDGNVVELYTRSMAQSYASLNRV
- the dacB gene encoding D-alanyl-D-alanine carboxypeptidase/D-alanyl-D-alanine-endopeptidase, with the translated sequence MKRWGKWLAVWLAVLLVVSGISLPARAETPSADQRLDATLKHYVAELRENPETRGMLVGYEVVSLDRSRTLSALREHNTFVPGSTVKLLLAAAAVDRWSADTKIPTEVWLDGTLSSGGVFRGNVWLKGYGDPSLDEKQLRKLAKALADQGIRKVEGNIGVDDRYFDRVRLGTSWVWDDEPYPISAQIGALSVDQNTVRVQVTPGRHTGQAPRVTVTPAPEYVQVINRAQTVEGDQQQLTITRTRAKNEIVITGTIGEDHTGVTVRRTVEEPDVFTGWVFKEQLNRVGIRFSSSTRVVSGELPSSAKCISQTLSPTVDRLLQRTIKTGDNFYAEMLLKRLGATEKGVGSAEAGIEAIQTFAARVGVDIDFRQVDGSGLSRQDVVAPHHLIQLLTAMDKHPARERFWSFLPVAGVDGTLKDRMTGTPAEKNVRAKTGGEFGLTGITTSRSGERLAFAVLIRGTKEKALSKAFQDRIAVAATTYPDLPDPGELPPEDAYLLTERLNPLLDAEPYRGVVSGVMVESLDRGDVLYERNGPALLTPASNAKLFTSAAALGLLGPDDRLHTRLFRTGPIQNGVLHGDLILQGGGDPTLATEGALRVQEGPTIHQMVNDIQAAGIKRVTGSVIVDTTAFTDDVYGRGWSWDDENEYYQPQITALSINRGTVRLDYLPGGQVGDPIRLSLTPQTRYVRVINTAVTGPAGSENTLSISRDRGTNTIRVSGSLPLDFQGDYTRVPVENPHLYTGELLREQLENAGVAFNQPSSAQAGTVPQEAELIRDYPSPPMSEIVRYMNKNSDNFYAEMLLRVLGLQKEGVGTAQAGVEAVNDYLRQLNLNFQADLVDGSGLSREDQLSAEELVQLLSTVSRSPVAAPFTDSLPVAGVDGTLQSRMRNTAAANNLRAKTGSLTDVSALSGYVHTKDGERLVFSMIMNGYTAGSLRQLQDRIGVMLAEFQRGE
- a CDS encoding family 10 glycosylhydrolase, encoding MRKWFVWLSLFGWLWVSLVPQPARADAPPREFRAFWVDAFHDGFKTPAQVDKLIDDVQKSHANAVIVQVRRRGDAYFNKALEPRTEDPALQPGFDALAYLIEKAHQARPRIEVHAWLATLPIWNSATPPKSPQHVFNTHGPSAQGRDYWLMNRVDGVNRDGANYILDPGHPDALDYTVEQYLNVVRQYDVDGIHLDLVRYMGPEWGYNPVSVERFQQQTGTTGLPDPQDERWKAWRREQVTFLMRKVYLKAIAIRPDIKVSAAVIAWGAGPSTPEAYRQSAPYTQVMQDWDGWLQKGFIDMAIPMNYDREHVESQKLWYDQWIEWEKDHQYGRQIVIGPGVYLNAISGSLAQIKRAQMPSANGHRAAGVSLYSYAETNKDTIPNDTFYTALSQPNSYGEPVFAERAEIPDMPWKSRPTKGYLMGKVTNAKGQPVDGETVKIKGSGWDWYESKTDGSGFFGLSDLSPGYYLVKVDGAVPKVVQVKAGRVAETDLQMKK
- a CDS encoding YetF domain-containing protein, encoding MLYLALKSRTIKRWVIGEPVTLIDKGKILEKNLAKIHMSLEVLSQSLRRKDIFDINEVECAILETDGELSVLKKQCIFQ
- a CDS encoding YetF domain-containing protein, encoding MRDTGNGRGTISFKKTMYLPVTRKDLSLQTSNSSFPAELIVDGEIISENLTQRNLTMEWLETELNKRKLTPKDINYMVLVSNNQLYIDLYQDRLNQ